One segment of Candidatus Binatota bacterium DNA contains the following:
- a CDS encoding DUF2889 domain-containing protein: MPTRSAIYHRNKNVSIFPIEGDRFLITASLRDEVHDVRAEVEILHPSLEIVAARSEVRNGPFTEVCNMTHPNIERLVGMKVARGFTLEARKAVGGSGGCHRVSELLVEIAQAAYQLHFVRLFTSQSREEREREDVPLRRHDFVLNNVPGMRDTCFSYSTANRKLVEEKATPLRMLEQDMPTKNIDDARGED; the protein is encoded by the coding sequence ATGCCGACACGCAGCGCTATCTATCACCGCAACAAGAACGTGAGCATTTTTCCCATCGAGGGAGATCGCTTTCTCATAACGGCCTCCTTGCGCGACGAGGTACACGACGTTCGAGCCGAGGTGGAGATCCTGCATCCTTCGCTGGAGATAGTCGCCGCCCGCAGCGAGGTGCGCAACGGACCCTTCACCGAGGTCTGCAACATGACCCACCCCAACATCGAACGCCTGGTGGGGATGAAGGTCGCGCGCGGCTTTACGCTGGAAGCGCGCAAGGCCGTTGGCGGTTCGGGCGGGTGCCACCGCGTATCGGAGCTGCTGGTAGAGATCGCCCAGGCCGCCTACCAGCTGCATTTCGTGCGCCTGTTCACCTCGCAGTCGCGAGAGGAACGCGAACGAGAAGACGTGCCCCTGCGCCGCCACGATTTCGTTCTCAACAACGTGCCCGGCATGCGCGACACCTGCTTCAGCTACAGCACGGCCAACCGAAAGCTGGTAGAAGAAAAAGCCACCCCCCTGCGGATGCTCGAGCAGGACATGCCGACGAAAAACATAGATGACGCCCGCGGCGAAGACTGA
- the thiC gene encoding phosphomethylpyrimidine synthase ThiC — protein MAENKLPGLEETFPRSQKVHAGDLAVPHREITQTGDNPPVEIYDTTGPQGFSAEQGLPHKRAEWTASRRQQGGDGNMSQMHWARQGHVTEEMRFVAQREGVTAEFVRERVASGQAIIPANVNHPELEPMIIGRDFLVKINANIGNSAVVSDIETEVDKLRWSTRWGADTVMDLSTGPDIHATREAIVRNSPVPIGTVPIYQALEKVNGLPEKLNIDVFIETLVEQAEQGVDYFTIHAGVLLAYVPMTAARVTGIVSRGGAIMAGWCLAHHRENFLYTHFEDICEVMKKYDVAFSLGDGLRPGSLADANDEAQFAELDTLGELTLKAWEHDVQVMVEGPGHVPMHLVAENMERQAAVCHGAPFYTLGPLTTDIAPGYDHITSAIGAAMIAQLGCAMLCYVTPKEHLGLPDLDDVRQGVVTYRIAAHAADVAKGHPGARLRDDALSKARYEFRWEDQFNLSLDPPTARSYHDATMPAAAAKEAHFCSMCGPRFCSMRITEDVRRYAAEHGYSENDALDHGLQEKADEYRRTRRSAA, from the coding sequence ATGGCCGAAAATAAGCTTCCTGGACTCGAAGAAACGTTTCCCCGCTCGCAGAAAGTGCACGCCGGCGACCTCGCCGTACCGCACCGCGAGATAACCCAGACCGGCGACAACCCGCCCGTAGAAATTTACGACACCACCGGGCCGCAGGGTTTCAGCGCCGAGCAGGGCTTGCCGCACAAGCGCGCCGAGTGGACCGCGAGCCGAAGGCAACAAGGCGGCGACGGCAACATGAGCCAGATGCACTGGGCTCGCCAAGGCCACGTGACCGAAGAGATGCGCTTCGTCGCCCAACGCGAGGGCGTGACTGCCGAGTTCGTGCGCGAGCGCGTTGCCTCGGGCCAGGCCATCATCCCCGCCAACGTAAACCACCCCGAGCTCGAGCCCATGATCATAGGGCGCGACTTCCTCGTGAAGATCAACGCCAACATCGGCAACTCGGCGGTCGTGTCGGACATCGAAACCGAGGTGGACAAGCTCCGCTGGTCCACGCGCTGGGGTGCCGACACTGTCATGGACCTGTCGACCGGGCCCGACATACACGCCACGCGAGAGGCGATAGTACGCAACTCGCCGGTGCCCATAGGCACCGTGCCCATCTACCAGGCGCTGGAAAAAGTTAACGGTCTACCCGAAAAACTTAACATCGACGTGTTCATCGAAACACTGGTCGAGCAGGCCGAGCAGGGCGTAGACTACTTCACCATTCACGCGGGCGTGCTCCTCGCCTACGTCCCCATGACGGCTGCACGGGTGACGGGCATAGTCTCGAGGGGCGGCGCGATAATGGCTGGCTGGTGCCTGGCCCACCACCGCGAGAACTTTCTCTACACCCATTTTGAAGACATCTGCGAGGTCATGAAAAAGTATGACGTCGCCTTCTCGCTGGGCGACGGACTCAGGCCGGGCAGCCTCGCTGACGCCAACGACGAGGCGCAGTTTGCCGAGCTCGACACCCTGGGCGAACTGACCCTCAAGGCCTGGGAACACGACGTACAGGTGATGGTCGAAGGCCCCGGCCACGTTCCGATGCACCTGGTGGCCGAGAACATGGAGCGACAGGCGGCCGTCTGCCACGGAGCGCCGTTCTACACCCTCGGACCGCTGACCACCGACATCGCGCCCGGCTACGACCACATAACCTCTGCCATAGGCGCGGCGATGATCGCCCAACTGGGCTGCGCGATGCTCTGCTACGTTACGCCCAAGGAGCACCTTGGCCTGCCCGACCTCGACGACGTGCGCCAGGGCGTGGTGACCTACCGCATAGCCGCGCACGCGGCCGACGTTGCCAAGGGGCACCCCGGCGCGCGACTGAGAGACGATGCTCTTTCGAAGGCGCGTTACGAGTTCCGCTGGGAAGACCAGTTCAACCTGTCGCTCGACCCACCCACGGCGCGCTCTTACCACGACGCGACCATGCCGGCAGCGGCGGCAAAAGAGGCGCACTTCTGCTCGATGTGCGGACCCAGGTTCTGCTCGATGCGCATCACCGAAGACGTGCGACGCTACGCAGCCGAGCACGGCTACAGTGAAAACGACGCGCTCGACCACGGCCTCCAGGAAAAAGCCGACGAGTACAGGCGGACGCGCCGCAGCGCGGCCTGA
- the xth gene encoding exodeoxyribonuclease III, with the protein MRIVSWNVNGIRAAARKGFLGWLERSRPDVVCLQETKALPEQVPDDVLLAISSLGYHLDWHSAERKGYSGVATFSLEKPLFVTRGLGFERNEGRILVTEHGAVTVYNVYFPNGRQTPKGPDPDRLGFKMEFYAALLEVVDEEREQGKNVVVSGDWNTAHTEVDLARPKQNETVTGFLPEERRALQDWFDRGYVDTFRALNPASAYEGKQAHERDYSWWSYRAGARDRNVGWRIDYHVVDAGLASRVKSALIHAEVMGSDHCPIELELDV; encoded by the coding sequence ATGCGCATAGTTTCTTGGAACGTTAACGGTATTCGCGCGGCCGCGCGGAAGGGCTTCCTCGGGTGGCTCGAACGCAGCCGGCCCGACGTAGTGTGCCTGCAGGAAACAAAGGCCCTGCCCGAGCAGGTGCCTGACGACGTGCTGCTCGCCATCTCGTCGCTGGGCTACCATCTCGATTGGCACTCGGCCGAGCGCAAAGGCTACAGCGGCGTGGCGACCTTCAGCCTCGAAAAACCCTTGTTCGTCACCCGCGGGCTCGGGTTTGAGCGCAACGAGGGGCGGATTCTTGTCACCGAGCACGGCGCGGTCACGGTTTACAATGTCTACTTTCCCAACGGCCGGCAGACCCCCAAGGGGCCAGACCCCGATCGCCTGGGTTTCAAGATGGAGTTTTACGCCGCGCTGCTCGAGGTGGTCGACGAAGAACGCGAGCAGGGTAAGAACGTGGTCGTGTCGGGCGACTGGAACACGGCGCATACCGAGGTCGACCTGGCCCGCCCGAAACAGAACGAGACGGTGACTGGTTTTCTACCCGAGGAACGCCGGGCGTTGCAGGACTGGTTTGATCGCGGATACGTCGACACCTTTCGCGCCCTCAATCCCGCGTCGGCTTATGAAGGCAAACAAGCGCACGAGCGAGATTATTCCTGGTGGAGTTATCGCGCGGGTGCGCGTGATCGCAACGTTGGGTGGCGCATCGACTACCACGTTGTCGATGCGGGGCTGGCTTCGCGTGTAAAGTCGGCGCTCATCCACGCCGAAGTCATGGGCTCAGACCACTGTCCCATCGAGTTGGAGCTGGACGTTTAG
- a CDS encoding amidase: MAKNRYRKLRIGLFPHLARNFARFSPERFVPPLSGGFRVLQHDSAYSTQHGRQVKTQSMSDLMDLSAVELAALVRAGDASPSDCVEAALARIDERNESLNAFVHVCAERALGDARDLEKRMADGERTLPLAGVPLGVKDLEEVAGLPCTYGSVPLRDNVAKRDSVQVERLRAAGAIVVGKTNTPEFGYTGFTRNRVFGTTRNPWNTERTPGGSSGGSAAALVGRMVPLVTASDGGGSTRIPACYTGAFGIKPSFGRIPLGPLDGGSAQWADTIHLGPITRSTADAAAFIDASCGYHPADANSLPHPRFSYLESIDDLPTGLRVGFSRDLGYARVQKDVLREVEGSVAELAALGFEIEELDLKLPDLGNDWAMMAGAETFGVVAPLVEGHEEELGRGFWQGLQFASRLDPAGIARIQRQRAELNAALGALFEDYDLLVTPQLPTEAFAASGPPPSGVDGRDFDAPMHAVAFTYPFNMSGHPAASLRAGMTDAGLPAGLQLVAERHRDELVLQTARALELSRPAADWPAFPFS; this comes from the coding sequence ATGGCAAAAAACAGGTACAGAAAGTTAAGAATTGGGCTGTTTCCGCACTTGGCTCGCAATTTTGCACGATTCTCACCCGAGCGCTTTGTTCCCCCCCTGAGCGGGGGGTTCCGGGTTCTACAGCATGACAGCGCGTACTCGACACAACACGGGCGGCAGGTGAAAACCCAGTCCATGAGCGACTTGATGGACCTTTCGGCTGTTGAACTTGCGGCACTGGTAAGGGCCGGCGACGCTTCGCCCAGCGATTGCGTGGAGGCAGCGCTGGCGCGTATCGACGAGCGCAACGAGTCGCTCAACGCTTTCGTGCACGTCTGCGCCGAGCGTGCGTTGGGTGATGCGCGTGACCTGGAAAAACGCATGGCCGATGGCGAGCGAACGCTTCCGCTGGCCGGCGTTCCCCTGGGCGTCAAGGATCTCGAAGAGGTGGCCGGACTTCCCTGCACCTACGGCTCGGTGCCCCTGCGCGACAACGTGGCCAAACGCGACTCGGTGCAGGTGGAACGCCTGCGCGCAGCCGGTGCGATCGTGGTGGGCAAGACCAACACGCCCGAGTTCGGTTACACGGGCTTTACCAGGAACCGTGTGTTTGGCACCACGCGCAACCCGTGGAACACCGAGCGCACGCCGGGTGGATCGAGCGGAGGGTCGGCGGCCGCACTCGTCGGCCGCATGGTACCGCTGGTCACGGCTTCCGACGGGGGAGGGTCCACGAGGATACCCGCTTGCTACACCGGCGCGTTCGGCATCAAGCCGAGCTTCGGCCGCATACCGCTGGGGCCACTCGACGGTGGCAGCGCGCAGTGGGCCGACACCATTCACCTCGGTCCCATAACCCGCAGTACGGCCGACGCGGCGGCGTTCATCGACGCCTCCTGCGGTTATCATCCCGCCGACGCCAACTCGCTGCCGCACCCGCGATTTTCTTATCTCGAGAGCATCGATGATCTGCCGACAGGGTTACGAGTGGGCTTCAGCCGTGACCTCGGCTACGCGCGGGTGCAGAAAGACGTGCTGCGCGAAGTCGAAGGCAGCGTGGCCGAGCTGGCGGCGCTGGGATTCGAAATAGAAGAGCTGGATCTGAAGTTGCCCGACCTCGGCAACGACTGGGCCATGATGGCCGGAGCCGAGACCTTCGGCGTGGTGGCGCCGCTGGTCGAAGGCCACGAGGAAGAGCTGGGCCGGGGTTTCTGGCAGGGCCTGCAGTTTGCTTCGCGGCTCGACCCGGCCGGCATCGCGCGCATACAGCGGCAGCGCGCTGAGCTCAACGCGGCGCTTGGTGCCCTGTTCGAAGACTATGATCTGCTGGTAACGCCGCAGTTGCCGACCGAGGCTTTTGCGGCTTCGGGGCCGCCGCCTTCGGGCGTCGACGGTCGGGATTTTGACGCGCCCATGCACGCGGTGGCTTTTACCTACCCGTTTAACATGTCGGGGCATCCGGCGGCCAGCCTGCGTGCCGGCATGACCGACGCGGGCTTACCTGCGGGCCTGCAGCTGGTGGCCGAGCGTCATCGTGACGAGCTGGTCTTGCAGACGGCACGGGCACTGGAGTTGTCCCGGCCCGCGGCCGACTGGCCGGCCTTTCCGTTCTCCTGA
- a CDS encoding class I SAM-dependent methyltransferase produces the protein MIVAETWSMYDSFNRSWRSLLWPESSFIEDLVAACELKSGTRMLDVGCGTGSLLERAAYDEPGALLYGVEPTPDALNVARRRLGGSGERVRLLEGCGQSLPFENNSFDVIALTMVLDELGLATRHQVLAETRRVLATGGHVLVADWSAAWPAWLALAAAPARVLAQAAGIGPDPPDDRGPGYELESAGFSQPRLVQRFVALSGDVELWKAGKG, from the coding sequence ATGATCGTTGCCGAAACCTGGTCGATGTACGACAGCTTCAACCGCAGCTGGCGGTCACTGTTGTGGCCGGAAAGTTCGTTTATTGAAGACCTGGTGGCTGCCTGCGAGTTAAAATCCGGCACCCGCATGCTCGATGTCGGTTGCGGCACGGGTTCGCTGCTCGAGCGCGCGGCCTACGACGAACCAGGGGCGCTGCTCTACGGTGTGGAACCCACCCCCGACGCTCTCAACGTAGCCCGTCGGCGCCTGGGAGGCAGCGGAGAGCGCGTGCGCCTGCTCGAAGGCTGCGGCCAATCGCTACCCTTTGAAAACAACTCTTTCGATGTCATCGCACTCACCATGGTGCTCGACGAACTGGGACTGGCCACCCGCCACCAGGTGCTGGCCGAGACCAGGAGAGTGCTCGCCACCGGGGGCCACGTGCTGGTCGCCGACTGGTCGGCCGCCTGGCCCGCATGGCTGGCACTGGCCGCAGCACCCGCGCGCGTGCTGGCCCAGGCCGCCGGCATAGGCCCGGACCCCCCGGATGACCGCGGCCCCGGCTACGAACTTGAGTCGGCCGGCTTCAGCCAGCCCCGCCTGGTACAGCGATTCGTGGCCCTTTCGGGCGACGTAGAGCTTTGGAAAGCCGGCAAGGGCTGA